The proteins below come from a single Deltaproteobacteria bacterium genomic window:
- a CDS encoding 3-oxoacyl-ACP reductase FabG: MDLTGHVALVTGASRGLGRSIALTLGRAGARVAVTDLLVETEKIDTHEAAKYGLLAGYFAGTHVVRTKATADEITAAGGQACAFKMDVTRRDEIEQVVGEISDSLGEVDILVNNAAVMDNFGFLEAQDLELWERDIRINLTGAFNCIKAVWPGMMKKKWGRIITVSSIAGQMGAYAQPSYGASKAGLVGLTRSLALEGARHGVTVNAVLPGLIGTEAVKLQKPDMKERFKDRIAMKRLGEPEEVASVVAFLASGMSGYITGAAIPVTGGVDLLTF; the protein is encoded by the coding sequence ATCGACCTGACAGGGCATGTTGCCCTGGTCACCGGTGCCTCGCGCGGGCTGGGCCGTTCGATTGCGCTTACCCTTGGTCGGGCCGGTGCCCGTGTTGCTGTCACGGACCTGCTGGTGGAAACTGAAAAAATAGATACCCATGAGGCAGCAAAATATGGCCTTCTGGCCGGGTATTTTGCCGGGACGCACGTCGTGAGGACAAAGGCGACGGCCGACGAAATAACAGCGGCGGGGGGGCAGGCCTGTGCCTTCAAAATGGATGTGACCAGGCGCGATGAGATAGAGCAGGTCGTCGGTGAGATATCGGATTCACTGGGTGAGGTCGATATCCTTGTGAACAACGCCGCGGTGATGGACAACTTCGGTTTTCTGGAAGCCCAGGACCTGGAACTCTGGGAGCGGGATATCCGGATCAATCTGACGGGGGCCTTCAACTGCATCAAAGCGGTCTGGCCCGGTATGATGAAGAAGAAATGGGGGAGGATTATCACGGTTTCATCAATAGCTGGACAGATGGGTGCATACGCGCAGCCGAGCTACGGTGCCTCCAAGGCCGGACTGGTCGGCCTGACGCGGTCTCTCGCCCTGGAAGGCGCGCGGCACGGGGTGACCGTCAATGCGGTCCTGCCGGGATTGATCGGCACCGAGGCGGTGAAGCTTCAGAAACCTGATATGAAGGAACGGTTTAAAGATCGAATTGCAATGAAACGCCTGGGGGAGCCCGAGGAAGTCGCTTCTGTAGTGGCCTTCCTTGCTTCCGGGATGTCCGGCTATATCACGGGGGCCGCGATCCCGGTTACCGGTGGCGTTGACTTGCTCACGTTTTAA
- a CDS encoding cytochrome ubiquinol oxidase subunit I yields MDVLILSRIQFAAATYFHFLFVPLTLGLSIIIAIMETIYVRSGDTDYLRMTKFWGKIFVINFVVGVVTGITLEFQFGTNWSRYSQYVGDVFGPLLAIEATAAFFLESVFLAVWIFGWKRLSPKAHVAAIWLVAFASTLSALWILVANSWMQHPVGYVLRNGRAELANLLDIVTQSYSVLTFLHATSASYVVAGFFVMGVSAFHLLRNSHRLLFEKSFRIGLYFSLIFSIFVVAEGHMHGADLAEKQPAKLAALESLWETQAYAPLYLLAVPGMDNEGNVLEFGRVPGVMSLLAHHRPDAVVTGLNDIPKELRPPVAPVFYSFRFMVVLGGLFVLLTLYGWLRRNRLSESRTFLRILVYAVPLPYIVCLAGWTVTEVGRQPWIVYGLMKTADAVSPIAAGHVAVSLWAFIIVYSLVGVGAFAMMLRIIRKGPAEDARKEVSSHA; encoded by the coding sequence ATGGATGTCCTGATACTCTCGCGGATTCAGTTCGCCGCCGCCACCTATTTTCATTTTCTTTTTGTCCCCCTGACTCTGGGGTTGTCCATCATTATCGCCATCATGGAGACCATCTACGTCAGGAGCGGCGATACCGATTACCTGCGGATGACGAAATTCTGGGGAAAGATCTTTGTCATTAACTTCGTGGTGGGAGTGGTGACGGGCATCACCCTGGAATTCCAGTTCGGTACGAACTGGTCCCGTTACTCACAGTACGTGGGTGATGTATTCGGGCCCCTGCTGGCGATCGAAGCGACAGCGGCATTTTTCCTGGAATCGGTGTTTCTCGCCGTCTGGATATTCGGCTGGAAAAGACTTTCACCGAAGGCCCACGTGGCGGCCATCTGGCTCGTGGCCTTTGCCTCGACCCTGTCGGCCCTCTGGATACTCGTGGCCAATTCCTGGATGCAACACCCCGTGGGATATGTCCTGCGGAACGGCAGGGCCGAGTTGGCAAACCTGCTCGATATCGTGACCCAGAGCTATTCCGTGCTTACCTTTCTCCATGCCACTTCGGCATCTTACGTGGTGGCGGGGTTTTTCGTCATGGGCGTCAGCGCCTTCCACCTGCTTCGGAACAGTCACCGCCTTCTCTTCGAAAAGTCGTTCAGGATCGGGCTTTATTTTTCCCTGATCTTCTCGATCTTCGTTGTCGCCGAAGGTCACATGCACGGTGCCGACCTGGCTGAAAAACAACCGGCGAAGCTGGCGGCCCTCGAATCCCTCTGGGAAACCCAGGCCTACGCGCCGCTCTACCTGCTGGCTGTTCCCGGCATGGACAATGAAGGCAATGTCCTCGAATTCGGACGCGTTCCGGGGGTCATGAGCCTCCTCGCCCACCACCGGCCCGACGCCGTGGTGACGGGGCTCAACGATATACCGAAAGAGCTGCGGCCTCCCGTGGCCCCCGTTTTTTATTCGTTCAGGTTCATGGTCGTCCTGGGAGGGCTCTTTGTCCTGCTCACGCTGTATGGCTGGCTCCGGCGCAACAGGCTTTCCGAGAGCAGGACATTTCTCAGGATCCTGGTCTATGCCGTTCCGCTTCCCTATATCGTCTGCCTTGCGGGCTGGACCGTGACGGAAGTGGGAAGACAGCCCTGGATCGTGTACGGCCTGATGAAAACGGCCGACGCCGTTTCGCCCATTGCGGCCGGGCACGTGGCGGTATCCCTGTGGGCATTCATCATCGTTTATTCCCTGGTCGGCGTCGGGGCCTTCGCCATGATGCTCCGGATCATTCGTAAAGGACCGGCGGAAGATGCGCGAAAGGAGGTGTCCAGCCATGCTTGA
- the cydB gene encoding cytochrome d ubiquinol oxidase subunit II: protein MLETLWFFLWGLLWAVYFMLDGFDLGLGILLPVTSKRDKETRALYRAMGPFWDGNEVWLVAAGGVTFAAFPTAYAVMFSSLYAPLLCVLFALIIRAVAVEFRGQLEASAWRAFWDACLWASSFAAAFLFGLIFANLFRGIPLNEDGLFQGSLLALFNLYGVSGGAFFLIAFMFHGSLWLVIKSDGKLRSRAIVAAVSSWTAVTLAALLFLILSGFRTDLYVNYVNMPVLFLIPGAAIAALLAARIFISRRSWWKAWFSSAIFIVAATFFGIAGLYPYILRSTLDERFGITLYEAASSPLTLKTMLVVVCIFVPLVLVYQGWVYWLFRDRIEDGDTAAGEPY from the coding sequence ATGCTTGAAACGCTGTGGTTCTTTCTGTGGGGGTTGCTCTGGGCCGTCTATTTCATGCTTGACGGGTTCGACCTGGGACTGGGTATCCTGCTTCCCGTCACCTCGAAAAGAGATAAGGAAACGCGCGCGCTCTACCGTGCCATGGGGCCCTTCTGGGACGGAAACGAGGTCTGGCTGGTCGCCGCCGGGGGAGTGACCTTCGCCGCATTTCCCACGGCCTATGCCGTCATGTTCAGTTCCCTCTATGCCCCGCTCCTGTGCGTGCTCTTTGCGCTTATCATTCGCGCCGTCGCCGTCGAGTTCCGGGGGCAGCTTGAGGCGAGCGCCTGGCGTGCCTTCTGGGATGCCTGCCTCTGGGCGAGCAGTTTCGCGGCGGCCTTTCTCTTCGGTCTCATCTTCGCGAACCTCTTCCGGGGGATCCCCCTGAACGAGGACGGCCTGTTTCAGGGTTCACTGCTCGCGCTGTTCAACCTGTACGGTGTATCGGGCGGCGCTTTCTTCCTCATTGCCTTCATGTTCCACGGCTCGCTCTGGCTGGTGATAAAATCGGACGGAAAATTGAGGAGCCGGGCCATCGTGGCGGCCGTGTCTTCCTGGACGGCGGTGACCCTGGCGGCACTGCTCTTTCTCATTCTTTCAGGGTTCAGAACGGACCTCTACGTTAATTATGTGAATATGCCGGTCCTCTTCCTGATCCCCGGGGCCGCCATCGCAGCGCTCCTGGCCGCCCGGATATTCATCAGCCGCCGTTCGTGGTGGAAGGCCTGGTTTTCTTCCGCGATCTTCATCGTGGCGGCCACCTTTTTCGGCATCGCCGGTCTCTATCCCTACATCCTGCGGTCGACCCTTGACGAACGGTTCGGCATCACGTTATATGAAGCCGCGTCGAGCCCGCTGACCCTGAAGACGATGCTCGTGGTCGTCTGCATCTTTGTCCCCCTGGTCCTCGTGTATCAGGGGTGGGTGTACTGGTTGTTCAGGGACAGGATAGAAGACGGCGATACGGCGGCGGGGGAACCGTACTGA
- a CDS encoding MerR family transcriptional regulator, which yields MMMKNTSFMKISELSELTGVSASTIRYYLREGLINPPVRTGKTMAYYDEGHVKQLELIKEIQDGEKLPLRFVKKMMEKIEKETLSGQQGAARTNRREEIIKAAISLFREKGYENTSITDIVDRARVGRGTFYLNFDNKEELFIECADKIFFAMYDDVWQEIKNEKDMIERLKKRGLAFYRSYPQWQDMMNLIRGAAVGKRGPLAEKLKQVMHQIIDPISHDVQRGIEQGAIRDLNSTLVGFMLMGMSEYISYLIYEDEAFDRESTYETVWNILGSGIEKKK from the coding sequence ATGATGATGAAAAACACATCCTTTATGAAGATATCGGAATTATCGGAATTAACGGGTGTCTCCGCCTCGACCATCCGTTACTATCTCAGGGAAGGACTTATCAACCCTCCGGTCAGGACGGGGAAGACCATGGCATACTATGACGAAGGTCACGTCAAGCAACTCGAATTGATCAAGGAGATCCAGGATGGAGAGAAACTCCCCCTCCGTTTTGTGAAAAAGATGATGGAAAAGATAGAGAAGGAAACCCTGAGCGGCCAGCAGGGTGCCGCCAGAACGAACCGCCGCGAAGAGATCATCAAGGCGGCGATCAGCCTGTTCCGTGAAAAGGGATACGAGAATACCAGCATTACCGATATTGTTGACAGGGCCCGGGTCGGCAGGGGGACCTTTTATCTCAATTTCGACAACAAGGAAGAGCTGTTCATCGAATGCGCCGATAAGATATTTTTTGCCATGTATGATGATGTCTGGCAGGAAATCAAGAATGAGAAGGATATGATCGAACGACTCAAAAAACGGGGTCTTGCCTTTTACCGTTCCTATCCCCAGTGGCAGGACATGATGAACCTCATAAGAGGTGCCGCCGTCGGAAAACGGGGACCCCTCGCGGAAAAACTGAAACAGGTCATGCACCAGATCATCGACCCGATCAGTCATGATGTGCAGCGGGGGATCGAGCAGGGCGCCATACGTGACCTTAACAGCACCCTCGTGGGATTTATGCTGATGGGGATGTCGGAATATATCTCCTATCTCATTTATGAAGACGAAGCCTTCGACCGGGAAAGTACCTACGAGACTGTCTGGAACATTCTCGGAAGCGGTATCGAGAAAAAGAAATAA